One genomic window of Halobellus limi includes the following:
- a CDS encoding DUF7502 family protein yields MSDREGDGGPETEVEADDSAGADADSAADGSTARIREALDEVRTEVRKAAVVHAAVDAAFLALLANLVLALVDPAWLAVGVRLPTALADALGAIPLVGDFAPRAVGATSLVAVAVGVVAFAGEYAFRLRRPLVEQFEAANPQIREALRTARDAVDHGADTEMARRLYGDVIETLGRTSTLELVETRRVAVTVVLVVLVSLASVQVAVVDPDLAGILGVGGGEPTVDRPDEDELQDGEEILGDPEDVEAGDEFENISVPGTGEGGGDGPTGPGDGFGGGGGTGEFDSQQAGFAGEERIEDAELVREYNLRIREIEDEDADGTTENG; encoded by the coding sequence ATGTCTGATCGGGAGGGGGACGGCGGCCCCGAAACCGAAGTTGAGGCGGACGATAGCGCCGGAGCCGACGCCGACTCGGCGGCCGACGGGTCGACGGCGCGGATCCGCGAAGCGCTCGACGAGGTCAGGACCGAGGTCCGCAAGGCCGCAGTCGTCCACGCGGCGGTCGACGCCGCGTTCCTCGCCCTCCTCGCGAATCTCGTCCTCGCGCTGGTCGACCCCGCGTGGCTCGCCGTCGGCGTCCGTCTCCCGACCGCCCTCGCCGACGCGCTCGGAGCGATCCCGCTCGTCGGCGACTTCGCCCCCCGGGCGGTCGGCGCGACGTCGCTCGTCGCCGTCGCGGTCGGCGTCGTCGCGTTCGCCGGCGAGTACGCCTTCAGGCTCCGCCGCCCGCTCGTCGAGCAGTTCGAGGCGGCGAACCCTCAGATACGCGAGGCGCTACGGACCGCCCGCGACGCGGTCGACCACGGCGCCGACACGGAGATGGCGCGTCGGCTCTACGGGGACGTGATCGAGACGCTCGGCCGGACGTCGACGCTCGAACTCGTCGAGACGCGCCGCGTGGCGGTGACCGTCGTGCTGGTCGTCCTCGTGAGCCTCGCGAGCGTCCAGGTCGCCGTCGTCGACCCCGACCTCGCGGGGATCCTGGGCGTCGGCGGCGGCGAGCCGACGGTCGACCGACCGGACGAGGACGAACTCCAGGACGGCGAGGAAATCCTCGGCGACCCCGAGGACGTCGAGGCCGGCGACGAGTTCGAGAACATCTCGGTCCCGGGGACGGGCGAGGGCGGCGGCGACGGCCCGACCGGCCCGGGCGACGGGTTCGGCGGGGGCGGCGGGACCGGCGAGTTCGACAGCCAGCAGGCCGGCTTCGCCGGCGAGGAGCGGATCGAGGACGCCGAGCTCGTCCGCGAGTACAACCTCCGGATCAGGGAGATCGAGGACGAGGACGCGGACGGAACGACCGAGAACGGCTGA
- a CDS encoding vWA domain-containing protein — MLGGFVSPPSVYTEALLSTQSLSPLAVSVELTEALSVGLERPLLLLALPLAALALWALVFREADGTASERSRRWFLAARVAVVALVVLSAAGPYTVQSELTAGDPSVTLLVDESDSTAVTPNVADRITESIEAEGVSVRRVPVGTDDSSPVGDAVGANVQEDGNLVLLSDGRVTSGQSLPEAATLARSVNATVSVVSPEPRTTERYVTVAGPEKVSLGVENAFAARVDGVGPNTSTTLAVRVDGERVLERSFEDAPRTAEFNHTFESTGSHTITAEIDATDRFGENDVFRKTVRVVERPKILYVSPGEYPFRDYLGDLYDVDTAEEVPEDLSPYYAVVVQDAPADSVGNVDRLQRFVIDGGGLFVVGGPNSFESGGYEGSNLASMLPVTTGEGQARATNIVLAVDVSGSAQEGMAIQKSAALSVLDQLGDENEVGIVGFNFQAYRVADVEPLSENRGQLEDKIRRLRAGGATDIAAGVRGGGELLGDRPGAIIVVSDGHDSPDEAAGVASRLSERGVRVVTVGAGERVNERTLRTIAGAGSGSYFRATETTRLGILFGGSGAAGASELIVLDRRAFVTRGVTLTSSPGAFNDVSVRQGADFLVAGGNGQPALATWRYGLGRVATLTAHGEDGTLDGLLREPDSLLVTRTTNYAVGDPERKATGITGIPDTRVGESTTATYRGTERPEAEGASFRRVGEETFQATVTPEETGYHDVLGATYAANYPREYAAFGPDPALDALVDDTGGREFTAAQGAEIARFASQRARGVEPVKTDWTWLFLLTGLLAFTAEVSYRRLQVRRRTTTSDGGLP, encoded by the coding sequence ATGCTGGGGGGTTTCGTATCGCCGCCATCGGTTTATACCGAGGCCCTGCTCTCGACGCAGTCTCTCTCCCCACTCGCCGTCTCCGTCGAACTCACGGAGGCTCTCTCGGTCGGCCTCGAACGGCCGCTGTTACTCCTCGCGTTGCCGCTCGCGGCCCTCGCGCTCTGGGCGCTCGTCTTCCGCGAGGCCGACGGGACGGCGTCTGAGCGCTCCAGGCGCTGGTTCCTCGCCGCCCGGGTCGCCGTCGTCGCGCTGGTCGTCCTCTCGGCGGCCGGACCCTACACCGTCCAGTCGGAACTGACCGCCGGCGACCCCAGCGTGACGCTGCTCGTCGACGAGTCCGACAGCACGGCGGTGACGCCGAACGTCGCCGACCGGATCACCGAGTCGATCGAGGCCGAGGGGGTCTCCGTCCGGCGCGTCCCCGTCGGCACGGACGACTCCTCGCCGGTCGGCGACGCCGTCGGGGCGAACGTGCAGGAGGACGGCAATCTGGTGCTCCTCAGCGACGGCCGGGTGACGAGCGGTCAGTCCCTGCCGGAGGCGGCGACCCTCGCGCGCTCTGTCAACGCCACGGTCTCCGTGGTCTCGCCGGAACCGCGGACTACCGAGCGGTACGTCACCGTCGCCGGCCCCGAGAAGGTGAGCCTCGGCGTCGAGAACGCCTTCGCGGCCCGCGTCGACGGCGTCGGTCCGAACACGTCGACGACGCTCGCGGTTCGCGTCGACGGCGAGCGGGTGCTCGAACGGTCCTTCGAGGACGCGCCGCGGACGGCCGAGTTCAACCACACGTTCGAGTCGACCGGGAGCCACACGATCACCGCCGAGATCGACGCGACCGATCGGTTCGGAGAGAACGACGTCTTCCGGAAGACCGTCCGCGTGGTCGAACGGCCGAAGATCCTGTACGTCTCGCCCGGCGAGTACCCCTTCCGCGACTACCTGGGTGACCTCTACGACGTGGACACGGCCGAGGAGGTGCCCGAGGACCTCTCGCCGTACTACGCCGTCGTCGTTCAGGACGCGCCGGCCGACTCGGTGGGGAACGTCGACCGCCTCCAGCGGTTCGTCATCGACGGCGGCGGCCTGTTCGTCGTCGGCGGCCCCAACTCCTTCGAGAGCGGCGGCTACGAGGGCTCGAACCTCGCGTCGATGCTCCCGGTCACGACCGGCGAGGGACAGGCCCGGGCGACGAACATCGTCCTCGCGGTCGACGTGTCGGGCAGCGCCCAGGAGGGGATGGCGATCCAGAAGTCCGCGGCGCTCTCGGTGCTCGACCAGTTGGGCGACGAGAACGAGGTCGGGATCGTCGGCTTCAACTTCCAGGCCTACCGCGTCGCCGACGTCGAACCCCTCTCGGAGAACCGCGGGCAACTCGAGGACAAGATCCGCAGGCTCCGCGCCGGCGGCGCGACCGACATCGCCGCGGGCGTCCGCGGCGGGGGCGAACTCCTCGGGGACCGCCCGGGGGCGATCATCGTCGTCAGCGACGGTCACGACAGCCCCGACGAGGCCGCCGGCGTCGCCTCCCGGTTGTCCGAGCGCGGCGTCCGCGTCGTCACCGTCGGGGCCGGCGAGCGCGTCAACGAGCGCACGCTGCGGACCATCGCCGGCGCGGGCAGCGGCAGTTACTTCCGCGCGACCGAGACCACCCGGCTCGGCATCCTCTTCGGCGGCTCGGGCGCGGCCGGCGCGTCCGAACTGATCGTCCTCGACCGGCGGGCGTTCGTCACCAGAGGCGTCACGCTGACGTCGTCGCCGGGGGCGTTCAACGACGTCTCCGTCCGGCAGGGCGCGGACTTCCTCGTCGCCGGCGGCAACGGCCAGCCGGCGCTCGCGACGTGGCGCTACGGGCTCGGCCGGGTGGCGACGCTCACCGCCCACGGCGAGGACGGGACGCTCGACGGCCTGCTCCGCGAGCCCGACTCGCTGCTCGTGACGCGGACGACGAACTACGCCGTCGGCGACCCCGAGCGGAAGGCGACCGGGATCACCGGCATCCCCGACACCCGGGTGGGCGAGTCGACGACCGCGACGTACCGGGGCACGGAGCGGCCCGAGGCTGAAGGGGCATCGTTCCGGCGGGTCGGCGAGGAGACGTTCCAGGCGACGGTGACGCCCGAGGAGACGGGTTACCACGATGTCCTCGGCGCCACCTACGCCGCGAACTACCCGCGGGAGTACGCCGCGTTCGGACCGGATCCGGCGCTCGACGCGCTCGTCGACGACACCGGCGGCCGGGAGTTCACCGCCGCGCAGGGCGCTGAAATCGCCCGGTTCGCGAGCCAGCGCGCCCGCGGCGTCGAGCCCGTGAAGACCGACTGGACGTGGCTGTTCCTCCTGACCGGGCTGCTCGCCTTCACGGCCGAAGTGAGCTATCGGCGGCTTCAAGTTCGTCGCCGAACGACCACCTCCGACGGAGGCCTCCCGTGA
- a CDS encoding DUF58 domain-containing protein: MAIEPSFFDELARLERSLRQRTDSRRQGQQQSPNVGEGLTFSDYRRYTPGDDVRLIDWRVYARTDEYFIKQYEAERNLTVHVLLDTSASMDFGDRSENKFEFAARVGLAFAYVAASGHDSFRFSTIGTGFERLDHGRSTRGELLGLLDSVNEIDPEDRTDFVESLSSYARTIRSRSLVVVVSDFLEDPDAIEDGLAALGDTDVLLVHVVAPEERDPDVVGDTVFEDPETGATQRAYFAGSTVESYRERLSAHVDEVEARARRYRAEHVVVDTDADFFDAFAAVWATRDAPSSRTSRER; this comes from the coding sequence ATGGCGATCGAGCCCTCCTTCTTCGACGAACTCGCCCGCCTGGAGCGGTCGCTGCGGCAGCGGACCGACTCGCGGCGGCAGGGCCAACAGCAGTCGCCGAACGTCGGCGAGGGGCTGACGTTCAGCGACTACCGGCGGTACACCCCCGGCGACGACGTCAGACTCATCGACTGGCGCGTCTACGCCCGGACGGACGAGTACTTCATCAAGCAGTACGAGGCCGAGCGGAACCTCACGGTCCACGTCCTCCTCGATACCTCCGCGTCGATGGACTTCGGGGACAGGAGCGAGAACAAGTTCGAGTTCGCCGCCCGCGTCGGCCTCGCGTTCGCGTACGTCGCGGCTTCGGGGCACGACTCGTTCCGCTTTTCGACGATCGGAACCGGCTTCGAGCGGCTGGATCACGGTCGGTCGACCCGGGGCGAACTGCTCGGCCTCCTCGACTCCGTCAACGAGATCGACCCGGAGGATAGAACGGACTTCGTCGAGTCGCTCTCCTCGTACGCCCGGACGATCCGCTCGCGGTCGCTCGTCGTCGTCGTGAGCGACTTCCTGGAGGATCCCGACGCGATCGAGGACGGCCTCGCGGCCCTCGGCGACACCGACGTGCTCCTGGTTCACGTCGTCGCCCCCGAAGAGCGCGACCCCGACGTCGTCGGCGACACCGTCTTCGAGGACCCCGAGACGGGGGCGACACAGCGGGCGTACTTCGCGGGGTCGACCGTCGAGTCCTACCGGGAGCGGCTCTCCGCCCACGTTGACGAGGTCGAGGCGCGCGCGCGGCGGTACCGCGCCGAGCACGTCGTCGTCGACACCGACGCGGACTTCTTCGACGCGTTCGCCGCCGTGTGGGCGACGCGAGACGCCCCGAGTTCTCGGACGTCCCGAGAGCGCTGA
- a CDS encoding MFS transporter, which yields MTDAQDRRVVGLVAGSHFVNHAYIVMLAPLVTVLAARFDVSIAAIGLAIGVQNAVVLALQLPFGYLSDAHSRTLVLGISLVTGTLGAVLTALSPSYYWLLGAQVILGVGVAGHHPAHYPLLAAVSTAENRGRAYSAHAFGGAVGLAAPYAVVAATTALGLSWRVAVGVVAALGAAYAAYCLYGFRAVDDEITRPGLAERPDRRPTLRSVPGRVRSLLRTLAASRGILALTVLAFLTSASAWAIRTYTPSLLAAGYGLPDGSASALTAAMLVVGSGLILVGGALTDRIGTGPVVVVGYALLTVVAALLATLALPPLALGVVLLFSGSISLSRPARSSLADALSARADLGKNFALVTIGISLGGAVAPPVFGYLIDAVGLARSFAVVAALGACSLALGWRIVRDAERTATGASVTADD from the coding sequence GTGACCGACGCGCAGGATCGCCGGGTCGTCGGCCTGGTCGCCGGCTCGCACTTCGTCAATCACGCCTACATCGTGATGCTGGCCCCGCTCGTGACCGTGCTCGCGGCGCGGTTCGACGTCAGTATCGCCGCGATCGGACTCGCGATCGGCGTCCAGAACGCCGTCGTGCTCGCCCTCCAACTCCCCTTCGGCTACCTCTCTGACGCCCACAGCCGGACGCTCGTCCTCGGGATCTCGCTCGTCACGGGCACCCTCGGCGCCGTGCTCACGGCGCTTTCGCCCTCCTACTACTGGCTGCTCGGCGCGCAGGTGATCCTCGGCGTCGGCGTCGCAGGCCACCACCCGGCGCACTACCCGCTCCTGGCGGCGGTCTCGACCGCCGAGAATCGGGGGCGGGCCTACAGCGCCCACGCCTTCGGCGGCGCGGTCGGTCTCGCCGCGCCCTACGCGGTCGTCGCCGCGACGACGGCGCTCGGGCTCTCCTGGCGCGTCGCCGTCGGCGTCGTGGCCGCGCTCGGAGCCGCCTACGCGGCGTACTGTCTGTACGGCTTCCGCGCCGTCGACGACGAGATCACGCGGCCGGGGCTCGCAGAGCGCCCCGACCGGCGGCCGACGCTCCGTTCGGTCCCGGGGCGGGTCCGGTCGCTCCTCCGGACGCTCGCGGCCTCGCGCGGCATCCTCGCACTGACGGTACTCGCCTTTCTCACCTCGGCGTCGGCGTGGGCCATTCGGACGTACACGCCGAGTCTCCTCGCGGCGGGGTACGGGCTGCCCGATGGGTCCGCGAGCGCGCTCACCGCCGCGATGCTCGTCGTCGGCTCGGGCCTCATCCTCGTCGGCGGCGCGCTGACCGACCGGATCGGAACCGGGCCGGTCGTCGTCGTCGGCTACGCGCTCTTGACCGTCGTCGCCGCGCTGCTCGCGACGCTCGCGCTCCCGCCGCTCGCCCTCGGGGTCGTGCTCCTCTTCAGCGGCAGCATCAGCCTCTCCCGACCGGCCCGGTCGTCGCTGGCGGACGCGCTCTCGGCGCGGGCCGACCTCGGGAAGAACTTCGCGCTCGTCACGATCGGCATCTCGCTCGGCGGCGCGGTCGCGCCGCCGGTGTTCGGCTATCTGATCGACGCCGTCGGCCTCGCCAGATCGTTCGCCGTCGTCGCCGCGCTTGGCGCGTGCTCGCTCGCGCTCGGCTGGCGTATCGTCCGCGACGCGGAACGGACCGCGACGGGAGCATCGGTCACCGCCGACGACTGA
- a CDS encoding thioredoxin family protein, giving the protein MVLVESDSELTRGDEAPAFELPAADGETYALADFADYEALLVVFTCNHCPYAEAKVDELNHLSESYDDLAVVGINPNDAEEYPDDSFERMRERVEAGEIRYTAYLRDESQDVAREYGAVCTPDPFLFERDGDAFRLAFHSRIDDAMNPDAEPERYEMREAVEALLAGEEIPVEETPSQGCSIKWIED; this is encoded by the coding sequence ATGGTCCTGGTCGAATCCGACTCCGAACTGACGCGCGGCGACGAGGCACCGGCGTTCGAGCTCCCCGCCGCGGACGGCGAGACGTACGCGCTCGCCGATTTCGCCGACTACGAGGCGCTGCTCGTCGTCTTCACGTGTAACCACTGCCCCTACGCCGAAGCGAAGGTCGACGAACTCAACCACCTGAGCGAGTCCTACGACGACCTCGCGGTCGTCGGGATCAACCCGAACGACGCCGAGGAGTACCCCGACGACTCCTTCGAGCGGATGCGCGAGCGCGTCGAGGCCGGCGAGATCCGCTACACGGCGTATCTCCGCGACGAGTCCCAGGACGTCGCCCGCGAATACGGCGCCGTCTGTACGCCCGATCCGTTCCTCTTCGAACGCGACGGCGACGCCTTCCGGCTGGCCTTCCACTCCCGCATCGACGACGCGATGAACCCCGACGCGGAACCGGAGCGCTACGAGATGCGCGAGGCCGTCGAGGCGCTTCTCGCGGGCGAGGAGATCCCGGTCGAGGAGACGCCGTCGCAGGGCTGTTCGATCAAGTGGATCGAGGACTGA
- a CDS encoding methyl-accepting chemotaxis protein produces MTGRSDPGLVTRLLPERVRESYLLKFALATGVVLLAIGLVGYGVQAKTSETLRGDVKESLTQQTESEAASLSEFIDNRRGPVRFISDDDVFRGGTRDEIRSYLLSERNSKLSADARNVHFIDTRERRVITSTDADRAGTDVSDAPWFRWYQFGDFDDVVVTDPYEGSDGTARTAVISPVTGVFNGAVVVTYDVGGVESQFQSHVNGTFTRVVDSGGTVVFADGGAETLTPYLDDENASSAAVTAGSEGESGFLADPAVSEQRDGDYVVAFAPVEGTDWTVVKASPAANAYGVARTVENGVLLLLGIALVGVVALGATVGHSTARSVQRLSDRAAAIESGDYDVSVGSDREDEIGRLYDSIAGMRDALVDRIQEADQAQAEAEALTDQLETTANEYGAVMSECADGDLTRRLDPEVDSDAMRAVARSFNEMLDEWEETVVSIQTFADSVEATSAESERSVEEIETASSDVSEAAQTITDATQEQRERIADVSDEMSDLSATVEEITSTAATVAATADETATAGEDGREAASEAVAELEAIRERTDRAVDEVERLDDRVTEIGEVAEMIGDIAEETNVLALNANIEAARATEGGDGDGFAVVADEVKQLAEETKESAEEIESLIGDVTSQTEATVAEMREVGERVEDGTETVSEALGALDDIADKAEDTNAGVQEIRRATDQQADAAQEVSSTTDRVAEIAEDTTRETENVAAAAEEQAAQVEEMSDRIDELADRVTDLRAELDAFETDETRVEGSGSGLTSRSGAESPGLSDRADQTAVDGGREGSFDG; encoded by the coding sequence ATGACAGGGCGGAGCGATCCGGGGCTCGTCACCCGACTGCTCCCCGAACGCGTCCGAGAGTCGTACCTGCTGAAGTTCGCGCTGGCGACGGGCGTCGTGCTCCTCGCGATCGGTCTCGTCGGGTACGGCGTCCAGGCGAAGACCTCCGAGACGCTCCGGGGAGACGTCAAGGAGTCGCTGACGCAGCAGACGGAGTCGGAGGCCGCGAGCCTCTCGGAGTTCATCGACAACCGGCGTGGCCCCGTTCGGTTCATCTCCGACGACGACGTCTTTCGGGGAGGAACGCGCGATGAGATCCGCTCGTATCTCCTTTCGGAGCGGAACTCGAAACTCTCCGCCGACGCGCGGAACGTCCACTTCATCGACACCCGCGAGCGACGCGTCATCACGAGTACGGACGCCGACCGTGCCGGGACAGACGTGAGCGACGCGCCGTGGTTCCGCTGGTACCAGTTCGGCGACTTCGACGATGTCGTCGTGACCGATCCGTACGAGGGTTCCGACGGGACCGCGCGGACCGCGGTCATCAGCCCCGTCACCGGCGTTTTCAACGGTGCAGTCGTCGTGACGTACGACGTCGGCGGCGTCGAGAGCCAGTTCCAGAGTCACGTCAACGGGACGTTCACCCGCGTCGTCGACTCCGGTGGCACGGTCGTCTTCGCCGACGGCGGCGCGGAGACGCTCACGCCGTATCTCGACGACGAGAACGCGAGTTCCGCCGCCGTCACCGCCGGCAGCGAGGGTGAAAGCGGCTTCCTCGCGGATCCGGCGGTGTCCGAACAGCGAGACGGTGACTACGTGGTGGCGTTCGCACCCGTCGAGGGGACCGACTGGACGGTCGTGAAAGCCTCGCCGGCGGCAAACGCCTACGGGGTGGCACGGACCGTCGAGAACGGCGTTCTCCTACTTTTGGGGATCGCTCTCGTCGGCGTCGTCGCGCTCGGTGCGACGGTCGGACACAGCACGGCCAGATCGGTCCAACGGCTCTCCGACCGCGCGGCCGCCATCGAGTCCGGCGACTATGACGTCTCAGTCGGATCCGACCGCGAGGATGAGATCGGACGGCTGTACGATTCGATCGCCGGAATGCGGGACGCGTTGGTCGACCGGATCCAGGAGGCCGATCAGGCGCAGGCGGAGGCGGAAGCGCTGACCGACCAGTTGGAGACGACTGCGAACGAGTACGGTGCAGTGATGTCCGAGTGCGCCGACGGGGATCTGACACGCCGACTCGATCCCGAGGTCGACAGCGACGCGATGCGTGCGGTGGCACGCTCGTTCAACGAGATGCTCGACGAGTGGGAGGAGACGGTCGTCTCCATCCAGACGTTCGCCGACTCCGTCGAGGCCACGAGCGCAGAGAGCGAGCGGAGCGTCGAGGAGATCGAGACCGCCAGCAGCGACGTGAGCGAGGCCGCACAGACGATCACCGACGCGACCCAGGAACAGCGCGAGCGGATCGCCGACGTGTCCGACGAGATGTCCGACCTCTCGGCGACCGTCGAGGAGATCACCTCGACCGCCGCGACCGTCGCTGCCACCGCGGACGAGACGGCGACCGCGGGAGAGGACGGCCGCGAGGCCGCGAGCGAGGCCGTGGCGGAACTCGAAGCGATCCGGGAACGGACCGATCGAGCGGTCGACGAGGTCGAGCGCCTGGACGATCGGGTGACCGAGATCGGCGAGGTGGCCGAGATGATCGGCGACATCGCCGAGGAGACGAACGTGCTCGCGCTCAATGCGAACATCGAGGCCGCCCGCGCCACGGAGGGCGGGGACGGCGACGGCTTCGCCGTCGTGGCCGACGAAGTGAAGCAGCTCGCCGAGGAGACCAAGGAATCCGCCGAGGAGATCGAATCGCTCATCGGGGACGTCACCTCCCAGACCGAGGCGACGGTCGCCGAGATGCGCGAGGTCGGAGAACGCGTCGAGGACGGCACCGAGACGGTCTCAGAGGCGCTCGGCGCCCTCGACGACATCGCTGACAAGGCCGAGGACACTAACGCCGGAGTTCAGGAGATCCGCCGAGCCACGGACCAGCAGGCCGACGCCGCACAGGAGGTCTCCTCGACGACGGACCGGGTGGCCGAGATCGCAGAGGACACCACGCGCGAGACGGAGAACGTCGCCGCCGCCGCCGAGGAGCAGGCCGCACAGGTCGAGGAGATGTCCGATCGGATCGATGAACTCGCGGACCGCGTCACAGATCTCCGTGCGGAACTGGATGCCTTCGAGACCGACGAGACGCGCGTCGAGGGGTCGGGTTCCGGGTTGACATCCCGAAGCGGCGCAGAGTCTCCTGGACTCTCAGACCGGGCGGACCAGACGGCCGTAGACGGGGGGCGCGAGGGGTCGTTCGACGGGTAA
- a CDS encoding EamA family transporter: protein MSYLPWAILALVAYSLVAPFMRVATTGTAQIPSNVATMMTNTILVVLTAGIVLYNGEDALGYVTHPKVGYVVLAGVCLTVGILAYYRALSLGPVSVVSPIFGMFLVLSSILGIAFLNESVSARKLLGIGLGVVAVYLVSVE from the coding sequence ATGAGTTACCTCCCGTGGGCGATCCTCGCGCTCGTCGCCTACTCACTCGTGGCCCCGTTTATGCGGGTCGCGACGACCGGCACGGCGCAGATTCCGAGCAACGTCGCGACGATGATGACGAACACGATCCTGGTCGTCCTGACCGCCGGCATCGTCCTCTACAACGGGGAGGACGCGCTGGGGTACGTGACCCATCCGAAAGTCGGCTACGTCGTCCTCGCGGGCGTCTGCCTGACGGTGGGGATCCTCGCGTACTACCGGGCGCTGTCGCTCGGGCCCGTCAGCGTCGTCTCGCCCATCTTCGGGATGTTCCTCGTCCTCAGCTCGATCCTCGGGATCGCGTTCTTGAACGAGTCCGTGAGCGCGCGGAAACTGCTCGGGATCGGTCTGGGCGTCGTCGCCGTGTACCTCGTCAGCGTCGAGTGA
- a CDS encoding AAA family ATPase: MNGTNEEIDRIQRRLAALREEVGKRIVGQSDVVEQLLVCLLCDGNALIESNPGLGKTTLVRTVAEATDLSFSRIQNTPDLMPADITGTEIIREVNGEREFVFERGPVFANLVLADEINRATPKTQAALLEAMQEKQVTTAGETRELPRPFFVLATQNPIDQEGTYPLPEAQTDRFLLKILVDYPARDEEREIVDRYTTGAPDPAVDRVLSRDGLQRAQQLTRQVPIADDVRDDVIDLVRATRTAEDVEFGASPRASMGLVLAAKARAFLDGRAHVSWEDVEAMAHPVLRHRIIVDFRAEREGVTPDDAVSNLL, from the coding sequence ATGAACGGAACGAACGAGGAGATCGACCGGATCCAGCGCAGACTCGCCGCCCTTCGCGAGGAGGTCGGAAAGCGAATCGTCGGCCAGTCCGACGTCGTCGAACAGCTCCTCGTCTGCCTACTCTGCGACGGCAACGCCCTCATCGAGAGCAACCCCGGGCTCGGGAAGACGACGCTGGTCAGGACCGTCGCGGAGGCGACTGACCTCTCCTTCTCGCGCATCCAGAACACGCCGGACCTGATGCCGGCGGACATCACCGGGACGGAGATCATCCGCGAGGTGAACGGAGAGCGGGAGTTCGTCTTCGAGCGCGGGCCGGTGTTCGCGAACCTCGTCCTCGCCGACGAGATCAACCGCGCGACGCCGAAGACGCAGGCGGCGCTCTTAGAGGCGATGCAGGAGAAGCAGGTGACGACCGCCGGGGAGACCCGCGAGTTGCCGCGCCCCTTCTTCGTGCTCGCGACGCAGAACCCGATCGACCAGGAGGGGACCTATCCCCTGCCGGAGGCCCAGACCGACCGCTTCCTCCTGAAGATCCTCGTCGACTACCCGGCCCGCGACGAGGAGCGCGAGATCGTCGACCGGTACACGACGGGCGCGCCCGACCCCGCGGTCGACCGGGTGCTCTCCCGCGACGGCCTCCAGCGCGCCCAGCAGTTGACCCGGCAGGTGCCCATCGCCGACGACGTCCGCGACGACGTGATCGATCTGGTCCGGGCGACGCGGACGGCCGAAGACGTCGAGTTCGGCGCGAGCCCGCGGGCCAGTATGGGGCTCGTCCTCGCGGCGAAGGCCCGCGCCTTCCTCGACGGCCGGGCGCACGTCTCCTGGGAGGACGTCGAGGCGATGGCCCATCCGGTGCTCAGACACCGGATCATCGTCGACTTCCGGGCCGAACGCGAGGGCGTGACGCCCGACGACGCCGTCTCGAACCTGCTGTAA